One segment of Mycolicibacterium neworleansense DNA contains the following:
- the alr gene encoding alanine racemase has product MQTTERETSLNPHASPQAMVDLGAIDHNVRLLREHAGDARVMAVVKADGYGHGAVEVGRAALAAGAAELGVVTIAEAVALRNGGITAPVLCWLHPPGTDFTPALDNDVQVAVSSVRQVDDVVAAARQTGRTATVTVKVDTGLSRNGVSPADFPDVIAALARAQADGALRARGIMSHLAHGDDPDNPFNDLQGKRLTAMREQAAALGVEFELAHLSNSPAAMTRPDLAFDMVRPGIAVYGLSPIPERGDMGLRPAMTLKCPVALVRSVHAGDGVSYGHRWIAERDTTLALLPVGYADGIFRSLSGRIEVLINGRRCPAVGRICMDQFVVDLGPGATDVHEGDDAILFGPGTQGEETAQDWAELLGTINYEVATSPRGRIVRTYLQAGRGR; this is encoded by the coding sequence CACGCCTCGCCGCAGGCGATGGTGGACCTCGGCGCGATCGACCACAACGTCCGCCTGCTGCGTGAACATGCCGGTGACGCCCGGGTGATGGCCGTGGTCAAGGCCGACGGATACGGGCACGGCGCCGTCGAGGTGGGCCGGGCCGCGCTGGCCGCCGGGGCCGCTGAACTCGGGGTGGTGACCATCGCCGAGGCCGTGGCGCTGCGGAACGGTGGGATCACCGCTCCGGTGCTGTGCTGGCTGCACCCGCCCGGCACCGATTTCACCCCCGCCCTCGACAACGACGTGCAGGTCGCGGTGTCCTCGGTGCGCCAGGTCGACGATGTGGTGGCCGCCGCACGTCAGACCGGCCGCACCGCGACCGTGACGGTGAAGGTCGATACCGGGCTGAGCCGTAACGGGGTCAGCCCCGCCGATTTCCCCGATGTCATCGCCGCGCTGGCACGTGCGCAAGCCGACGGGGCGCTGCGGGCGCGGGGCATCATGAGTCACCTGGCGCACGGTGACGACCCCGACAATCCGTTCAACGACCTGCAGGGCAAGCGCCTCACCGCGATGCGGGAGCAGGCTGCCGCCCTGGGCGTGGAGTTCGAGCTGGCCCACCTGTCCAATTCCCCTGCGGCCATGACCCGTCCGGATCTGGCGTTCGACATGGTGCGGCCCGGCATCGCGGTGTACGGCCTGAGCCCCATCCCGGAGCGCGGCGACATGGGGCTGCGGCCCGCCATGACATTGAAATGTCCGGTCGCGCTGGTCCGTTCGGTGCACGCCGGCGACGGGGTGTCCTACGGTCACCGCTGGATCGCCGAGCGGGACACCACGCTGGCGCTGCTGCCGGTTGGGTACGCCGACGGCATCTTCCGTTCGCTGAGCGGGCGGATCGAAGTACTGATCAACGGCCGGCGCTGCCCGGCCGTCGGACGGATCTGCATGGACCAGTTCGTCGTCGATCTCGGTCCGGGCGCCACCGATGTCCACGAAGGTGACGACGCGATCCTGTTCGGCCCCGGTACCCAGGGCGAAGAGACCGCCCAGGACTGGGCCGAGCTGCTCGGCACCATCAACTATGAGGTGGCGACCAGCCCACGCGGCCGGATCGTCCGTACGTATCTGCAGGCGGGTCGCGGGCGTTGA
- a CDS encoding alpha/beta fold hydrolase, whose amino-acid sequence MSRNAQWLAGAAGLTAVGTVAGRSVARSLTRRRAGEDPYLGEDFERLDADRSSVVTTDDGVPLAVREVGPNDAPLTVVFAHGFCLRMGAFYFQRTRLAEQWGPQVRMVFYDQRGHGQSGTAPPDTYTVEQLGRDLEAVLSVTVPRGPAVLVGHSMGGMTVLSHARQFPHRYPKQIVGAAVISSAVEGVTRSPLGEILRNPALEAVRFVARYAPGAVHHTRGAARSVIGPVLRAASYGDEAVSPSVVRFSQRMMHGTSITTLVEFLHALEVHDEAGALRVLAKVPTLIACGDRDLLTPMEYSKAMAAQLPRSELVIVGGAGHLVQLEEPVVIDDALVRLVERATPSRLVTLSRRVRDRVRFRG is encoded by the coding sequence TTGAGTCGCAATGCTCAGTGGTTGGCCGGCGCGGCCGGGCTGACGGCTGTGGGCACGGTGGCGGGCCGGTCGGTGGCGCGGTCGCTGACCCGGCGCAGAGCCGGCGAAGACCCCTACCTGGGTGAGGATTTCGAACGCCTCGATGCCGACCGCAGCTCCGTGGTGACGACAGACGACGGAGTGCCGTTGGCGGTACGCGAAGTCGGCCCCAACGACGCGCCGCTGACCGTGGTGTTCGCGCACGGTTTCTGTCTGCGCATGGGCGCCTTCTACTTTCAGCGCACCCGACTGGCCGAACAGTGGGGTCCGCAGGTGCGGATGGTGTTCTACGACCAGCGGGGCCACGGCCAGTCGGGGACCGCACCTCCGGACACCTACACCGTCGAGCAACTCGGGCGCGACCTGGAAGCCGTTCTGTCCGTGACGGTTCCGCGTGGCCCCGCGGTGCTCGTCGGCCACTCGATGGGCGGAATGACGGTGCTCTCGCATGCGCGCCAGTTCCCGCATCGCTATCCGAAGCAGATCGTGGGCGCGGCGGTGATCTCGTCGGCGGTCGAAGGCGTGACCCGCTCACCGCTGGGGGAGATCCTGCGTAACCCGGCGCTGGAGGCGGTACGGTTCGTGGCGCGGTATGCCCCTGGCGCGGTGCACCACACTCGTGGCGCGGCCCGGTCGGTGATCGGACCGGTACTGCGCGCGGCGTCCTACGGCGACGAAGCGGTCAGCCCTAGTGTCGTCCGGTTCTCCCAACGGATGATGCACGGCACCTCGATCACCACGCTGGTCGAATTCCTGCATGCCCTGGAGGTCCACGACGAGGCCGGTGCCCTTCGGGTGCTGGCGAAAGTGCCGACACTGATCGCCTGTGGTGACCGTGACCTGCTCACGCCAATGGAATACTCAAAGGCCATGGCCGCACAGCTACCCCGCTCCGAACTCGTGATCGTCGGGGGAGCGGGTCATCTGGTCCAGCTGGAGGAGCCCGTGGTGATCGACGACGCACTGGTCCGTCTGGTGGAGCGGGCCACCCCGTCCAGACTGGTCACCCTCAGCCGTCGGGTCCGCGACCGGGTGCGGTTCCGTGGCTGA
- the tsaE gene encoding tRNA (adenosine(37)-N6)-threonylcarbamoyltransferase complex ATPase subunit type 1 TsaE, with the protein MAERSAGTAQLATTEDTIALGARLGAGLKAGDVVVLSGPLGAGKTVMAKGIAAAMDVDGPVVSPTFVLARVHPARQAGRPAMVHVDMYRLLDHPGVDLLGELDALDLDTDLDDAVVVVEWGEGLAERLSDHHLDIRIERDTETETRTVIWQWSAP; encoded by the coding sequence GTGGCTGAGCGCAGCGCCGGCACAGCGCAACTGGCCACCACCGAGGACACCATCGCCTTGGGCGCGCGGCTCGGCGCCGGGTTGAAGGCCGGCGACGTGGTGGTGCTGTCCGGTCCGCTGGGGGCGGGCAAGACCGTGATGGCCAAGGGCATCGCGGCGGCCATGGATGTCGATGGGCCGGTGGTTTCCCCGACGTTCGTGCTGGCCCGGGTGCACCCCGCCCGGCAGGCCGGCCGGCCGGCGATGGTGCATGTGGACATGTACCGGTTGCTCGATCACCCCGGTGTCGACCTGCTGGGGGAGCTCGACGCGCTCGACCTCGACACCGACCTGGACGACGCCGTGGTGGTCGTCGAGTGGGGTGAGGGCCTGGCCGAACGTCTTTCCGATCATCACCTGGACATCCGGATCGAGCGGGACACCGAAACCGAGACGCGCACGGTGATCTGGCAGTGGAGCGCCCCATGA